A stretch of DNA from Micromonospora sp. WMMD1155:
TCGCCGCCGCCGGAGCGCTGGTCTGCGCACTGGCCGACGAGGCCGGCCTCGGCCGGCGGACCCTGCCCCGCCCCGCGTACGGCGATCGACCCGCCACCGAGCCGGACGTGTCCACACTCGGCGCGCTGCTGGTCGGGGTGGCCGGTGACCTGGCCGGCAGCTTCGACGCCCGCAACGGCACCGGCCACCACTCCGGCCGGATGGCCGCCTGGCTCGCCGAGCGTCCGCTCGCGACACCGGTCCCGCTGCCCCCCGACGACGAGCCGGGCGGGGCCGCCGAGCCGGACGCCGACACGTCCGACGAGGAGACCCGCACCGACGAGCTGATGGCGTTGACCCTCGACATGATCACCGAAGTACTGACCGGGCGCGGCGACCAGTACGTGGTGGAAGGGGGCGACACGGTGGTCGGCCGGTGGGGTTCGGTGGTGATCCAGTTCCGGCGGGCCGGCGAACGCGGTGAGGTGCTGCACGCCCGGTCCATGGCCGCCCGTCGGCTGCCGGTGACCCGCCGCTCCGAGGCGTACGCCTTCTGCAACGCCTGGAACCACGACCGGCTGCTGCCCAAGGCGTACACGCACGACCTCGGCGAGGAGTTGGTGCTGGCCGGCGACGTGGCCACCGACCTGACCCACGGGGTCACCCCGGCGCAGCTCACGGTGCTGGTGGAGGCCGCCATCGCCACCGGCGTCGCCTATGCCGAGGCGGTCGCCGCGCTCGCCTGACCCCGCACACGCCGACGCCGGCCCACCCCGTCGAAGGCGGACCGGCGTCGGCGGACGTTGCTCAGACCTCGACCACGGTGGGCACGATCATCGGGCGACGCCGGTACGCGTCGTTGACCCACCGGCCCACCGTCCGACGAACGATCTGCTGAAGCTGGTGCGGATCGGTGATGCCGTCCGCCGCAGCCCGGTTGAGTGCCTCGGTGACCAGCGGGATGACCGGGTTGAACGCCTCCGGGTCCTCGGAGAAGCCCTTCGCCGACAGCGTCGGACCGGCGACCACCTTGCCGGTGACCGAGTCGACGACGACAGTGGTGGCGATGAAGCCGCCGTCACCGAGGATCCGCCGCTCGGTGAGCAGCGACTCGCTGACGTCACCCACGGCCAGGCCGTCGACGTAGACGTAGCGGCTCTTCACGTGCCCGACCAGGCTGGCGCGGCCCTCGACCAGGTCGACCACGTCGCCGTCCTCGCAGATCACCACCCGGTCGGCGGCGACCCCGGACTCGATGCCCAGCCGGGCGTGGGCGCGCAGGTGACGCCACTCGCCGTGCACGGGCATCAGGTTGCTGGGCCGGACCACGTTGAGCAGGTAGAGCAGCTCCCCGGCGGGCGCGTGCCCGGAGACGTGCACCTTCGCCACGTCCTTGTGCACGACCACCGCGCCGGCCCGGGCCAGCCGGTTGATCACCCGGTAGACCGAGGTCTCGTTGCCGGGCACCAGCGAAGAGGCCAGCACGACGGTGTCACCGGGGGCGATGGTGATGTGCCGGTGGTCGCCGCTGGCCATCCGGCCCAGCGCGCTCATCGGCTCACCCTGCGATCCGGTGGACATCAGCACGATCTGCTCGGGCGGCAGCGTGGTCGCCTCCTCGATCCCGATGACCAGGCCGGCGGGAATGTTGAGCAGGCCGAGGTCCCGGGCGATGCCCATGTTGCGGACCATGGACCGGCCGATCAGCGCGACCTTGCGGCCGTGCTCGACGGCGGAGTCGAACACCTGCTGCACGCGGTGCACGTGCGAGGCGAACGAGGCCACGATGATCCGGCCCTTCGCCTTCGCGAAGATCGAGTCGAGCACCGGCCCGATCTCCCGCTCCGGGGTGACGAAGCCGGGGATCTCGGCGTTGGTGGAGTCGGACAGCAGCAGGTCGACGCCTTCCGCGCCGAGCCGGGCGAAGCCGGCCAGGTCGGTGATCCGGCCGTCCAACGGGAGCTGGTCCATCTTGAAGTCGCCGGTGTGCAGCACCAGGCCGGCGGGGGTGCGGATGGCCACGGCGAGGGCGTCCGGGATCGAGTGGTTGACAGCGAAGAACTCGCACTCGAACGGGCCGAGCCGCTCGCGGCCACCCTCCCGCACGGTCAGCGTGTACGGCTGGATCCGCCGCTCGGCCAGCTTCGCCTCGACTAGGGCGAGGGTGAACTGGGACCCGACCAGCGGGATGTCGGGCTTGTGGGCGAGCAGGTAGGGCACCGCGCCGATGTGGTCCTCGTGGCCGTGCGTCAGCACGATCGCCTGGACGTCGGCCAGCCGGTCCAGGATCGGGCCGAAGTCGGGCAGGATCAGGTCCACACCCGGCTGCTCGACGTCGGGGAACAGGACCCCGCAGTCGACGATCAGCAGCTTGCCGTCGTACTCGAAGACGGTCATGTTCCGACCGATGGCGCCGAGCCCGCCGAGCGGGATGATCCGCAGGCCGCCTTCCGGCAGTGGCGGGGGCAGCTCCGCCTCGATGTGCGCCTCGGTCACGCGTCCACCTCAATCTGCGACGCCGTCACTCGGCGTCCGTCGTGTCGTTTGGTCATTCGGGCAGCTCCAGGCCCGCTGCCGCGAAGTCCGCGCGCAGCTGGGCGATCTCGTCGTCGGTGGCGTCCACCAGCGGGGGTCGCACCGGGCCGGCCGGCAGGCCCTGCGCCGCCAGGCCCGCCTTCACCAGGATCGTGCCCTGGGTGCGGAAGATGCCGGTGAACAGCGGCAGCAGCCGCCGGTGCAGCGCCAGCGCGGCAGGCATGTCCGCCGCGTCGTACGCGTCGATCATCTGTGCGGTCAGCGCCCCGGTGAAGTGCGTGGAGGTGCCGACCACACCCACCGAGCCGACGGCCAGCGCCGGCAGGGTGAGGGCGTCCTCGCCGCAGTAGAAGGCGAGGGCGGTCCGGCTGGTCACCCAGCTGGTGGCGGTCAGGTCGCCCTTGGCGTCCTTGACCGCGACGATCCGGCCGTGCTCGGCGAGCCGGACCAACGTCTCGGTCTCGATCGGCACACCGGAGCGGTGCGGGATGTCGTACAGCATCACCGGCAGACCGGTGGCGTCGGCCACCGCGGTGAAGTGCCGCAGCAACCCGCTCTGCGGCGGCTTGTTGTAGTACGGAGTGACGACGAGCAGGCCGTGCGCGCCCGCCTTCTCGGCGCCGGCGGCCAGCTCGATGGTGTGCCGGGTGTCGTTGGTGCCGACCCCGGCGACCACCTTGGCGCGGTCACCGACGGCCTCCACCACGGCCCGGATCAGGTGTTCCTTCTCGGCGTCGGTGGTGGTCGGCGACTCGCCGGTGGTGCCGTTGACCACCAGCGCGTCGTTGCCCTGCTCGTCGACCAGGTGGCTCGCCAACCGGGCGGCACCGTCGAGGTCGAGTGAGCCGTCGGGGGTGAACGGGCTCACCATCGCGGTGAGCAGCCGGCCGAAGGGGCGGGACACCGGTCGGACAGCGGCGTCGAGGTGGTCGTGCGTCATACCCTCCAACCTAGCGGACGACCAGCCGGGGCCCGCCGGGGAAGGGCTCAGGACGCCTCGTGCGGGCTGGCCGCCACCTCGGTGCCGTCCGGCAGCGTGGAGATCACGAAATCGGCGAAGACGTTGGGGGCGACACCCTGCAGCTGGCGCAGGCACTCCACGGCCAGCTCGCGGATCTCCACATCGGCGTGCTCGGTGGCCCGCATCGCGACGAAGTGCCGCCACGCCCGGTAGTTGCCGGTGACCACGATCCGCGTCTCGGTGGCGTTGGGCAGCACCGCCCGAGCCGCCTGCCGGGCCTGCTTGCGGCGCAGCGTCGGGTTCGGCTCGTCGGAGAAGCGCTGTTCCAGGCCCTCCAACAACTCGGTGTACGCCCGGACGCTCGCCTCGGCGGCCTCGGTGAACTTCTTGTGCAGCTCGGGGTCGTCGGCGATGACCGCCGGCTCGACCATGGCCGCGTCCCGCTCTGGGACGTACCGCTGCGACAGCTGGGAGTACGAGAAGTGCCGGTGCCGGATCAGCTCGTGGGTGAACGAGCGGGACACCCCGGTGAAGTAGAAGGTGACCGACCCGTGCTCCAGCACCGACAGGTGCCCGACCTCCAGGATGTGCGCGAGGTAGCCGGCGTTGGTGGCGGTCGCCGGGTTCGGCTTCTTCCAGGACTGGTAGCAGGCCCGCCCGGCGAACTCGGCGAGCGCCTGGCCACCCTCCGCGTCGGTCGACCACGGCACATCGTCCGGGGCCGCGAACTGGGTCCACGCGATCAACTTGACCTGGGGCTGCACCATCTCCGGCATTCCTGGGACTGTAGTGGCGCGGCCCCTTTCGGCCCAACTCAGGCGCGCACCGTGCAATCTCGATCACTAGGCGGTGGCGGAGCCGATCGAGCGCCCGAGCGGGGGCGGGGTGCCCGCGCCTCGTCGTCGGAGCCGGGGCGGAGGCCTTCATGGGCGTCCTGTGGAGCTGAATCGTTTACGACATCAGCCTCGCGGAAGGGCCGCCCGAGTCGACGGCCTCGCGAACGGGCGGCCGAGTCGACGAGCCCCGTCCGAGTGCCCTGTCCGAGTGCCCTGTCCGAGTGCCCTGTCCGAGTGCCCCGTCAGCCGCTCCGACCGCAAGATCGCACAACATCATCGTGGATGTAGTCGCATGCAAGCCGCCCGCCACCACTGAATCCAGGATCGAGCACGATCTTGGGGCCCGGTACGCCTTGCGCCGCGCGTAGAGGACGCGGGTGCGCGGGCTCGCGGGTTCGCCGGTTGATCGACTCGGGTTCCCGGAAGTCGGGGTGTCCGAGGCGAGTGGATCGCCCGGTTTCCTGAACACCGAGTCGATCACTGCGTGGAGTGGCGTCGGGCGGGGCGGCGTCGGGCGGAGCGGCGTCGGGCGGGGCGGCGTCGGACGGGGCGGCGTCGGACGGCGGCGGGCGGGGCGGCGTCGGACGGGGCGGCGTCGGACGGCGGCGGGCGGGGCGACGTCGGACGGCGGCGGGCGGGGCGGCGTCGGACGGCGTGGGGTGGCGCGGCACAGCGGAGGAAGCGGCAGGTGATGTCGTAAACGATTCAGCTCCACAGGACGCCCGGACAACGCATGCCGGCCGAGCGGCGCGTCCGGCCGAGCGGCGCGTCCGGCCGAGCGGCGCGTCCGGCCGAGCGGCGCGTCCGGCCGAGCGCGCCCCTTGAGGAGCGGCACGTCGGGCAGCGGGCGCTCAGACGTAGAGCGAGGTGAACGGCGCCCAGGGCAGGTTGCGCAGCACCGAGAACGCCAGCCACACACCCAGGAACCCGCCGATGACCTTCGAGCTGATCCGCAGCTCGGGCAGTCGCCAACCGAACGCCTGGTTTCCCGCCCAGGCCACGAAGAGGTACGCCAGGAACGGCAGCGCGAAGACGAACAGGAAGTGGTGTCGGGCGGCGGCCGGCAGGTCGCCGTGCAACACGTACCAGAGTGCGCGGGTACCGCCGCAGCCCGGACAGTCCAGCCCGGTGGTCAACTTGAGCAGACAGGTGGGTGCGGCGTCTGGGGCGGCGTGGGTCGGGTTGCTGAGCAGCGCGTAGCCCATCCCGATGGCGACACAGCCGACCGCGGCCAACGGCACGGCCCATCGCGGCGAGCGTTCGTAGATCCGCAGCACGAACCGGGTGAGCCGGTCCGGCTCGGGGGCCGGGTAGCCACCCGGCGGGGGCGTCGGCCAACCGACCGGACCCGCCTCGGCCGAAACCACGCCGGCCGAAACCGCGCCGGCCGAAACCGCGCCGGCCGAAACCGCGCCGGCCGGAACCGCGCCGGCCGCAGCGACGCCGGCCGGAACCGCAGCGGCCGAAACGAAGCCGGTCGCACCGGCATCAGCCGACGTCACGCCCGTCGGGCCCACGGCGGTCGTGTCGGTCGGCAGCGTGTGCACCGCCCCGGGGGCGGGCTGCGGCTCGTCGGCCGGTCCGGAAGGGCTCGTCACGCGCTCACGGTACACCGGACACGCCGGCCAGCGCGGCGCTCAGCGGGCCGGCCAGGTCACCGGCCTGGGGCGGGGCCACCGCGTCCAGGCCGAGCCAGCCGGCGAGCCGGTACAGCTCGGCGGCGAGCGCCACTGCGGTCTCCCCCGCGTCGACGCCCGGCTCGACCCACGCGGCCGGCACCAGCAGCACCCCCGCCTTGCGGTCGGCCTTCAGGTCGACCCGGGCGGTGAACCGGTCGCCCTGCAGGAACGGCAGCACGTAGTAGCCGTAGACCCGCTGGGGCGCCGGGACGTAGATCTCGATCCGGTAGGTGAAGTCGAACAGCCGCTCGGTGCGGGCGCGTTCCCAGATCAGCGGGTCGAACGGGCTGACCAGGGTGTTGCCCCGGACCCAACGGGGCAGGCGGGCGGACGCGTGCAGCCAGGCCGGCTGACGCCAGCCCGCCACCGTGACCGGCACCAGCTCACCGGCCTCGGCCAGCTCCGCGACGGCCTGCCGGGCACCGGCCACCGGCAGCCGGAAGTAGTCGCGCAGCTCCGGCTCGGCGGCCACCCCGAGCGACCGCGCGGCGAGGGCCACCAGCGTGCGGTACGCCTCGGCGGCGGTCGGGGTCGGTGCGTCCAGCACCGCCGCGGGCAGCACCCGCTCGGGCAGGTCGTAGCGGCGGGCGAAGGAGGTGGTGCGCTCGGCGGCGGCCACCTCGCCGGCCCAGAAGAGGAACTCCAACGCCTGCTTCACCGCCGACCAGTTCCACCCCCAGTTGCCGGTCTCCCGTGGCGCGTCGTGCTCGATCTCGGCAGCCGTCAACGGGCCCCGGGCGGCCACCTCGTCGCGCACCCAGGCGACCAGCTCCGGCTGCTCCTGGGCGATCCGCCGCATGCCGCCCCACGCTTCGCTGCGCGCCCGGGCCATCCGCCACCGCAGCGCCGGGTGCAGCTCGACCGGGACCAGCGACGCCTCGTGACCCCAGTATTCGAACACCTCGCGGGGGCGCCGGTAGGCGGCCTGGTCGAGGAGCGTCGTCGGGTAGGGCCCGAGCCGACTGTAGAGCGGCAGGTAGTGAGCGCGTTGCAGCACGTTCACCGAGTCCATCTGGATCAACCCGACCCGGCCCAGCACCCGGCGCAGGTGGCGGCGGGTGGGCACGCCGGTGGGCGCCGGGTCGGCGAAGCCCTGGGCGGCGAGCGCCACGCGGCGGGCCTGGGCGAGGGAGAGCGATTCCGGTGCGGTCATCGTCGGCGACCCTAATTCATCGGTACGACGTCGGTGCGGGAAGCTGGACGCGACGGCCAACTGGGCATAGAACGGTGCAATGCTGACGATCCGCCGGGAGGAGCCGGACGACGCCGAGGCGGTCGCCCGGGTGCACGTACACGGCTGGCAGGCGGGCTACGCCGGCTTCATGCCCGACGAGGTGCTTCGGCGGCTGAACGTGGCGGCCTGGGCGCAACGCCGTCGCGACGTCGGGACCGCCGACCCCGAGCATCCGTTCACCACCCTTCTGGGCGAGGTGGACGGGCTGGTCGTCGGCTTCACCACCTTCGGGCCGTACCGCCGCAACCAGGACCGGGACGACCTGGACCCGACGGTCGGCGAGGTGGTGGCGATCTACGTGGAGCCGGCGCGCTGGGGTGACGGGACGGCCGCCGCGCTGCTGGCCGCCGCCCGACACGGGCTCACCGAGCGGGGCTGGTCCGGCTACCGCGCGTGGGTGCTGGCGGACAACCGGCGGGCCCGCCGGTTCTGCGAGCGCGCCGGGCTGTCACCGGACGGTGAGCGCTCGACCTACCAGGTGCCGCTGGCCGGCGGGATCCCGCCGGTCGGGCTGGTCGAGCTGCGGTACGCCGGACGCCTCGACCGCTGACCCGTCCGTCGTCGACCAACGGCGGATCGGCAGGAAGGCCAGCAGCGCCAGACTGACCCACACGTAGGCGTTGCTGCCCAGGAAGCCGTCGACGCCGGTGAAGTCCTTCTCCCAGAACCAGACGGTCCGGCTGATGAGCAACGCGTACCCGATGATCGCGGCGACGAGCACGACCCGCCGTCGGCGGCCGGCCGGCGCGGCCATCGCGTTGTCGACCAGCAGGATCAGCGCAGGCAGCAGCCAGACCAGGTGGTGAACCCAGGTGACCGGGCTGACCAGGCACATCACCGCACCGGTCAACGCCAGGCCGGTCGCCTCGTCACCGACCGCGACGGCGGCCCGGGACCGCCAGGCCCAGAGCGCCAGGGTGCCGAGCACCAGCAGCAGCCAGAGCACTGTGCTCGGGTGCTGCGGGTCGAGCCGGGCGACGACCCCGCGCAGCGACTGGTTGGAGACGAAGGCCAACTCGCCCACCCGACCGGTGTTCCA
This window harbors:
- a CDS encoding DUF2752 domain-containing protein; this encodes MVSAEAGPVGWPTPPPGGYPAPEPDRLTRFVLRIYERSPRWAVPLAAVGCVAIGMGYALLSNPTHAAPDAAPTCLLKLTTGLDCPGCGGTRALWYVLHGDLPAAARHHFLFVFALPFLAYLFVAWAGNQAFGWRLPELRISSKVIGGFLGVWLAFSVLRNLPWAPFTSLYV
- the dapA gene encoding 4-hydroxy-tetrahydrodipicolinate synthase, producing MTHDHLDAAVRPVSRPFGRLLTAMVSPFTPDGSLDLDGAARLASHLVDEQGNDALVVNGTTGESPTTTDAEKEHLIRAVVEAVGDRAKVVAGVGTNDTRHTIELAAGAEKAGAHGLLVVTPYYNKPPQSGLLRHFTAVADATGLPVMLYDIPHRSGVPIETETLVRLAEHGRIVAVKDAKGDLTATSWVTSRTALAFYCGEDALTLPALAVGSVGVVGTSTHFTGALTAQMIDAYDAADMPAALALHRRLLPLFTGIFRTQGTILVKAGLAAQGLPAGPVRPPLVDATDDEIAQLRADFAAAGLELPE
- a CDS encoding GNAT family N-acetyltransferase; its protein translation is MLTIRREEPDDAEAVARVHVHGWQAGYAGFMPDEVLRRLNVAAWAQRRRDVGTADPEHPFTTLLGEVDGLVVGFTTFGPYRRNQDRDDLDPTVGEVVAIYVEPARWGDGTAAALLAAARHGLTERGWSGYRAWVLADNRRARRFCERAGLSPDGERSTYQVPLAGGIPPVGLVELRYAGRLDR
- the thyX gene encoding FAD-dependent thymidylate synthase codes for the protein MVQPQVKLIAWTQFAAPDDVPWSTDAEGGQALAEFAGRACYQSWKKPNPATATNAGYLAHILEVGHLSVLEHGSVTFYFTGVSRSFTHELIRHRHFSYSQLSQRYVPERDAAMVEPAVIADDPELHKKFTEAAEASVRAYTELLEGLEQRFSDEPNPTLRRKQARQAARAVLPNATETRIVVTGNYRAWRHFVAMRATEHADVEIRELAVECLRQLQGVAPNVFADFVISTLPDGTEVAASPHEAS
- a CDS encoding crosslink repair DNA glycosylase YcaQ family protein, with product MTAPESLSLAQARRVALAAQGFADPAPTGVPTRRHLRRVLGRVGLIQMDSVNVLQRAHYLPLYSRLGPYPTTLLDQAAYRRPREVFEYWGHEASLVPVELHPALRWRMARARSEAWGGMRRIAQEQPELVAWVRDEVAARGPLTAAEIEHDAPRETGNWGWNWSAVKQALEFLFWAGEVAAAERTTSFARRYDLPERVLPAAVLDAPTPTAAEAYRTLVALAARSLGVAAEPELRDYFRLPVAGARQAVAELAEAGELVPVTVAGWRQPAWLHASARLPRWVRGNTLVSPFDPLIWERARTERLFDFTYRIEIYVPAPQRVYGYYVLPFLQGDRFTARVDLKADRKAGVLLVPAAWVEPGVDAGETAVALAAELYRLAGWLGLDAVAPPQAGDLAGPLSAALAGVSGVP
- a CDS encoding ribonuclease J produces the protein MTEAHIEAELPPPLPEGGLRIIPLGGLGAIGRNMTVFEYDGKLLIVDCGVLFPDVEQPGVDLILPDFGPILDRLADVQAIVLTHGHEDHIGAVPYLLAHKPDIPLVGSQFTLALVEAKLAERRIQPYTLTVREGGRERLGPFECEFFAVNHSIPDALAVAIRTPAGLVLHTGDFKMDQLPLDGRITDLAGFARLGAEGVDLLLSDSTNAEIPGFVTPEREIGPVLDSIFAKAKGRIIVASFASHVHRVQQVFDSAVEHGRKVALIGRSMVRNMGIARDLGLLNIPAGLVIGIEEATTLPPEQIVLMSTGSQGEPMSALGRMASGDHRHITIAPGDTVVLASSLVPGNETSVYRVINRLARAGAVVVHKDVAKVHVSGHAPAGELLYLLNVVRPSNLMPVHGEWRHLRAHARLGIESGVAADRVVICEDGDVVDLVEGRASLVGHVKSRYVYVDGLAVGDVSESLLTERRILGDGGFIATTVVVDSVTGKVVAGPTLSAKGFSEDPEAFNPVIPLVTEALNRAAADGITDPHQLQQIVRRTVGRWVNDAYRRRPMIVPTVVEV